The following coding sequences lie in one Pseudomonas monsensis genomic window:
- a CDS encoding META domain-containing protein encodes MKGLALTALIGAGLVGCAAEPVQLQQNRSYILEWIGERPLMDYSHLTVTLGDDGRAYGNGGCNHWFAPYTLDGDKLSFGKIGKTRKLCAPALMEQEQRFLQALQGVERWDVSPIEQMRFWPAEGKPLRWWLEEG; translated from the coding sequence ATGAAAGGCCTGGCCCTGACTGCGCTGATCGGTGCAGGCCTGGTTGGCTGCGCCGCGGAGCCTGTGCAGTTGCAGCAGAACCGCAGCTACATTCTGGAGTGGATCGGCGAGCGACCATTGATGGATTACAGCCATCTGACCGTGACCCTCGGCGACGATGGCCGCGCGTATGGCAATGGCGGCTGCAATCACTGGTTCGCGCCGTACACCCTCGACGGCGACAAGCTGAGCTTCGGCAAAATCGGCAAGACCCGCAAACTCTGCGCACCCGCGTTGATGGAGCAGGAACAACGCTTCCTGCAGGCGCTGCAAGGCGTCGAACGCTGGGACGTGTCGCCGATCGAGCAGATGCGTTTCTGGCCGGCTGAAGGCAAGCCATTGCGCTGGTGGCTGGAAGAGGGTTAA
- a CDS encoding response regulator, protein MLKKLGIKGRVLLLTLLPTSLMALVLGGYFTWTQQSDLQTQLMQRGEMIAEQLAPLVAPAMGHGNNDLLERIATQSLEQPDVRAVTFLAPDRSPLAHAGPTMLNQAPTGDSTQLQRRSGNDATRYLMPVFGKHRNLAGELIPAESDRLLGWVELELSHNGMLLRGYRSLFASLLLIAAGLAGAALLAVRMGRTINRPLGQIKQAVAQLKDGHLETRLPPLGSQELDELASGINRMAGTLQNAREELQHSVDQATEDVRQNLETIEIQNIELDLARKEALEASRIKSEFLANMSHEIRTPLNGILGFTHLLQKSELTPRQLDYLGTIEKSADSLLGIINEILDFSKIEAGKLVLDHIPFNLRDLLQDTLTILAPAAHAKQLELVSLVYRDTPLSLVGDPLRLKQILTNLVSNAIKFTREGTIVARAMLEDEHEDSVQLRISIQDTGIGLSNQDVRALFQAFSQADNSLSRQPGGTGLGLVISKRLIEQMGGEIGVDSTPGEGSEFWISLSLPKTRDDAEDLPSAPLLGRRVALLESHELARQALQHQLEDCGLDVTTFNTLETLTNGVTGAHQTDQAIDLAVLGITSSDMLPERLNQHVWDLEHLGCKVLVLCPTTEQTLFHLSVPNPHSQLQAKPACTRKLRRALSDLANPRQPRNEPGEPLSSRAPKVLCVDDNPANLLLVQTLLEDMGAKVLAVESGYAAVKAVQAESFDLVLMDVQMPGMDGRQSTEAIRQWESERHCTPLPIVALTAHAMANEKRALLQSGMDDYLTKPISERQLAQVVLKWTGLALRNHGPERVSDSAAANNELPVLDHEEGLRLAAGKADLAADMLAMLLASLEADREAIRAACESRDQNALIERVHRLHGATRYCGVPQLRAACQRSETLLKQGDPKAVAALEELERAINRLAAQARISA, encoded by the coding sequence GTGCTCAAGAAACTGGGAATCAAAGGTCGCGTGTTGTTGCTGACCCTGTTGCCGACCAGCCTGATGGCGTTGGTGCTGGGCGGTTACTTCACCTGGACGCAACAGTCCGACTTGCAGACCCAATTGATGCAGCGCGGCGAAATGATCGCCGAGCAACTGGCGCCGCTGGTCGCCCCCGCCATGGGCCATGGCAACAACGACCTGCTCGAACGCATCGCCACCCAATCCCTCGAACAACCGGATGTGCGCGCGGTAACCTTTCTGGCGCCGGATCGCTCGCCGCTGGCCCACGCCGGCCCGACCATGCTCAATCAGGCCCCCACCGGCGACAGCACGCAGTTGCAACGGCGCAGTGGCAATGACGCGACCCGCTACCTGATGCCGGTCTTCGGCAAACACCGCAACCTCGCCGGCGAACTGATTCCAGCCGAATCCGACCGGTTGCTCGGCTGGGTCGAACTGGAGTTGTCGCACAACGGCATGCTGCTGCGCGGATATCGCAGCCTGTTCGCCAGCCTGTTGCTGATCGCCGCCGGCCTGGCCGGTGCCGCCCTGCTCGCCGTGCGCATGGGCCGCACCATCAATCGGCCGCTGGGCCAGATCAAGCAAGCCGTCGCGCAACTCAAGGACGGCCATCTGGAAACCCGTCTGCCGCCCCTCGGCAGTCAGGAACTGGACGAACTGGCCTCAGGCATCAACCGCATGGCCGGCACCCTGCAGAACGCCCGCGAAGAATTGCAGCACAGCGTCGATCAGGCCACCGAAGACGTGCGCCAGAACCTGGAAACCATCGAAATCCAGAACATCGAACTGGATCTGGCGCGTAAAGAAGCACTGGAAGCGAGCCGGATCAAATCCGAATTTCTCGCCAACATGAGCCATGAAATCCGCACGCCACTCAACGGCATTCTCGGCTTCACCCACCTGTTGCAGAAAAGCGAACTGACCCCGCGCCAGCTCGACTATCTGGGCACCATCGAAAAATCCGCCGACAGCCTGCTCGGGATCATCAACGAGATCCTCGATTTCTCGAAGATCGAGGCAGGCAAACTGGTGCTCGACCATATCCCGTTCAACCTGCGCGATCTGTTGCAGGACACCCTGACGATTCTGGCTCCGGCCGCCCACGCCAAGCAGTTGGAACTGGTCAGTCTGGTCTATCGCGACACGCCGTTGTCGCTGGTCGGTGACCCACTGCGACTCAAGCAGATCCTCACCAACCTGGTCAGCAACGCGATCAAGTTCACCCGCGAAGGCACCATCGTCGCCCGGGCCATGCTCGAGGACGAACACGAAGACAGCGTGCAACTGCGCATCAGCATTCAGGACACCGGCATCGGCCTGTCGAATCAGGACGTGCGCGCGTTGTTTCAGGCCTTCAGCCAGGCCGACAATTCGCTGTCGCGGCAACCCGGCGGCACGGGCCTGGGGCTGGTGATTTCCAAGCGCCTGATCGAGCAGATGGGCGGTGAAATCGGGGTCGACAGCACGCCGGGCGAAGGGTCGGAGTTCTGGATCAGCCTGAGCTTGCCGAAAACCCGTGACGATGCCGAAGACCTGCCTTCGGCGCCGCTGCTCGGACGGCGCGTCGCCTTGCTGGAAAGCCATGAACTGGCGCGCCAGGCGTTGCAGCATCAACTGGAAGACTGCGGCCTCGACGTCACGACCTTCAATACCCTGGAAACCCTGACCAATGGCGTCACCGGGGCCCACCAGACCGATCAGGCGATTGATCTGGCGGTGCTCGGCATCACCAGCAGCGACATGCTGCCGGAACGCCTGAACCAGCATGTCTGGGACCTCGAGCACCTGGGCTGCAAAGTGCTGGTGCTGTGCCCGACCACCGAACAAACGTTGTTTCACCTCTCGGTACCGAACCCGCACAGCCAGTTGCAGGCCAAACCGGCCTGCACGCGCAAGCTGCGCCGGGCGCTGTCGGATCTGGCCAACCCGCGCCAGCCGCGCAATGAGCCGGGCGAGCCGCTGTCGAGTCGCGCGCCGAAAGTGCTGTGTGTCGATGACAACCCGGCCAACCTGCTGCTGGTGCAGACCCTGCTCGAAGACATGGGCGCCAAGGTGCTCGCGGTGGAGAGCGGCTACGCGGCGGTGAAAGCGGTACAGGCCGAGTCCTTCGACCTGGTGTTGATGGACGTGCAGATGCCCGGCATGGACGGACGCCAGAGCACCGAAGCCATCCGCCAGTGGGAAAGCGAACGGCACTGCACACCGCTGCCGATCGTCGCCCTCACGGCCCACGCCATGGCCAACGAGAAACGTGCGCTGCTGCAAAGCGGCATGGATGACTACCTGACCAAACCGATCAGCGAGCGGCAACTGGCGCAAGTGGTGCTGAAGTGGACCGGCCTGGCCCTGCGCAATCATGGACCGGAGCGGGTCAGCGACAGCGCCGCGGCGAACAATGAACTGCCGGTGCTCGATCACGAAGAAGGTCTGCGCCTGGCCGCGGGCAAGGCGGATCTGGCGGCAGACATGCTGGCCATGCTCCTGGCTTCGCTGGAAGCCGACCGCGAGGCCATTCGTGCAGCGTGTGAAAGCCGTGACCAGAACGCCCTGATCGAACGCGTCCATCGCCTGCACGGCGCCACCCGTTACTGCGGCGTGCCGCAATTGCGCGCGGCCTGCCAACGCAGCGAAACCCTGCTCAAACAAGGCGACCCCAAAGCCGTGGCGGCGCTGGAAGAACTGGAGCGGGCGATCAATCGCCTCGCCGCTCAAGCGAGGATCAGCGCCTGA
- a CDS encoding 2-hydroxyacid dehydrogenase, with amino-acid sequence MRTIVFSSQTYDRESFLAATCPAGLELHFQAARLSLDTAALAEHHEVVCAFINDDLSAPVLERLAAGGTRLIALRSAGYNHVDLVAAKRLGLSVVRVPAYSPHAVAEHAVALILALNRRLHRAYNRTREGDFSLHGLTGFDLVGKTVGVVGTGQIGATFAKIMHGFGCELLAYDPFPNPAVLALGARYLSLPELLAQSRIISLHCPLNEQSRHLINRDSLAHMQAGAMLINTGRGGLVDTPALIDALKDGQLGYLGLDVYEEEAQLFFEDRSDLPLQDDVLARLLTFPNVIVTAHQAFLTHEALGAIAATTLHNIATWAAGTPQNQVEG; translated from the coding sequence ATGCGCACGATTGTTTTCAGCAGCCAGACCTACGACCGCGAGAGCTTTCTCGCCGCCACCTGTCCGGCCGGCCTTGAGCTGCACTTTCAAGCAGCCCGGCTGAGCCTCGATACGGCGGCCCTGGCCGAACATCACGAGGTGGTCTGCGCCTTTATCAATGACGATCTCAGTGCACCGGTGCTGGAACGCCTGGCCGCCGGCGGCACACGGCTGATCGCCTTGCGCTCGGCCGGTTACAACCATGTCGATCTGGTCGCGGCGAAACGCCTGGGCCTGTCGGTGGTGCGCGTCCCGGCCTACTCGCCACATGCGGTGGCCGAGCACGCAGTGGCGCTGATCCTCGCGCTCAACCGGCGTTTGCACCGTGCCTATAACCGCACCCGCGAAGGTGATTTCAGCCTGCACGGCCTGACCGGTTTCGATCTGGTCGGTAAAACGGTCGGTGTGGTCGGCACCGGGCAGATCGGCGCGACCTTCGCGAAAATCATGCATGGCTTCGGCTGTGAACTGCTGGCTTACGATCCCTTTCCCAATCCCGCCGTGCTGGCGTTGGGCGCGCGTTATCTGAGCCTGCCGGAACTGCTCGCGCAATCACGCATCATCAGCCTGCACTGCCCGCTCAACGAGCAAAGCAGGCACTTGATCAACCGAGACTCACTGGCGCACATGCAAGCGGGCGCCATGCTGATCAACACCGGACGCGGCGGTCTGGTGGACACGCCGGCGCTGATCGACGCGTTGAAGGACGGTCAACTGGGCTATCTGGGGCTGGATGTGTATGAGGAGGAAGCGCAGCTGTTTTTCGAGGACCGTTCCGACCTGCCGTTGCAGGACGATGTGCTGGCGCGTCTGCTGACGTTTCCCAACGTGATCGTCACGGCGCATCAGGCGTTTCTGACCCATGAAGCGCTGGGCGCGATCGCGGCGACGACCTTGCACAACATCGCGACCTGGGCGGCAGGAACGCCGCAGAACCAGGTCGAAGGTTGA
- a CDS encoding TlpA family protein disulfide reductase — MTRRLAAALTMIGALMLGGCGNDYGIDQNGQKVASERLDKQWVVLNYWAEWCGPCRTEIPELNHLAEELKGKNIGVFGVNFDNVQGEDLKSASEKLGIKFTVLAQDPADLFDVPRSEALPVTYIIDNKGKVREQLMGEQTAAGVMAKLEALQATK, encoded by the coding sequence ATGACACGGCGATTGGCAGCGGCATTGACGATGATCGGGGCGTTGATGCTGGGGGGCTGCGGCAATGATTACGGGATCGACCAGAACGGCCAGAAAGTCGCGTCCGAGCGTTTGGACAAACAATGGGTGGTGCTCAACTACTGGGCTGAATGGTGCGGTCCGTGCCGCACGGAAATTCCGGAACTCAATCATCTGGCTGAGGAGCTGAAAGGCAAGAACATCGGCGTGTTCGGGGTCAACTTTGACAACGTGCAGGGCGAGGATCTCAAGTCTGCCAGCGAGAAGCTGGGCATCAAGTTCACCGTGCTGGCGCAGGATCCGGCGGACCTGTTCGACGTGCCGCGCAGTGAGGCCTTGCCGGTGACCTACATCATCGACAACAAGGGCAAGGTGCGTGAGCAGTTGATGGGCGAGCAGACGGCGGCGGGGGTGATGGCGAAGCTTGAGGCGCTACAAGCGACCAAGTAA
- a CDS encoding response regulator transcription factor, producing the protein MTPVSVGQPRILSIEDDPVLGAYVHEQLGRSGFQVTWCQNGQEGLSIARRQPFDVVLMDILLPGLDGLNVLTQLRQSHSTPVLLMSALGAEADRISGFRLGADDYLPKPFSIAELHVRIEAILRRVALDRRPPALATPLTTGTLRFDDAQCEVFFRDQAAGLTRSEFRLLETLERNDEEVLSKAFLYQHVLQRGYAAHDRSLDMHISQIRRKLKAIGYTEREVRTVWGKGYVLSGRADEAL; encoded by the coding sequence ATGACTCCTGTTTCCGTTGGCCAGCCGCGCATTCTTTCCATCGAAGACGATCCGGTCCTCGGCGCCTACGTTCACGAACAGCTGGGCCGCAGCGGCTTTCAGGTGACCTGGTGCCAGAACGGCCAGGAGGGCCTGAGCATCGCCCGACGCCAGCCGTTCGACGTGGTGTTGATGGACATTCTGTTGCCCGGGCTGGACGGACTGAATGTGCTGACGCAATTGCGCCAGAGCCATTCGACGCCGGTGTTGCTGATGTCGGCTCTGGGCGCCGAGGCGGATCGCATCAGTGGTTTTCGCCTGGGCGCCGATGATTATTTACCCAAGCCGTTCAGCATTGCCGAGTTGCACGTGCGCATCGAAGCGATCCTGCGACGGGTGGCCCTTGATCGGCGTCCGCCGGCGCTTGCAACGCCGTTGACCACGGGAACCCTGCGCTTTGACGACGCACAGTGCGAGGTGTTTTTCCGCGACCAGGCGGCCGGCCTGACCCGCAGCGAATTCCGCTTGCTGGAAACCCTCGAGCGCAATGACGAGGAAGTCTTGAGCAAGGCCTTCCTTTATCAGCACGTTCTGCAACGCGGCTATGCTGCACACGATCGCAGCCTCGACATGCACATCAGCCAGATCCGCCGCAAACTCAAGGCCATCGGCTACACCGAGCGGGAAGTGCGCACGGTGTGGGGCAAGGGCTACGTATTGAGTGGCCGTGCCGATGAAGCGCTCTGA